The Micromonospora sp. Llam0 genome includes a window with the following:
- a CDS encoding alpha/beta fold hydrolase, whose amino-acid sequence MTIGPGPAQVTGTATSRVSATRPEEIEIAYQRLGDPQGEPLLLIMGLGMQMIMWHDDFCSALTGRGFAVARFDHRDVGASTHLHADGRPTILRMMLRPGAATYRIEDMAGDALAVLDALGWPRAHVVGISLGAMVAQQLAIDHPDRLLSLTSIAATATPRIGRLSMRTAMKLQRMQDRPVADRDDAGQLMVDLYELIGSPGHDMDVDWLREMGRRAFDRGYDQAGRLRHEAALMASRDRRAGLAKLRIPALVVHGEADRIWRLPGGEATAAAIPGARLVTYPGLGHGILPRDLWSDVIDHICQLVPA is encoded by the coding sequence ATGACGATTGGACCAGGACCTGCCCAGGTGACGGGTACGGCGACGTCGCGGGTGAGCGCGACGCGTCCCGAGGAGATCGAGATCGCGTACCAGCGTCTCGGTGACCCGCAGGGTGAACCGTTGCTGCTCATCATGGGCCTCGGCATGCAAATGATCATGTGGCATGACGACTTCTGCTCGGCGCTGACCGGGCGGGGCTTCGCCGTGGCCAGATTCGACCACCGCGACGTCGGCGCCTCCACCCATCTGCACGCCGACGGGCGACCGACCATCCTGCGGATGATGCTTCGACCGGGTGCCGCGACGTACCGCATCGAGGACATGGCGGGCGACGCGCTCGCCGTGCTCGACGCGCTCGGCTGGCCCCGGGCGCACGTGGTGGGCATCTCCCTGGGCGCGATGGTCGCCCAGCAGTTGGCGATCGACCATCCGGACCGGCTGCTCAGCCTCACGTCGATCGCCGCGACCGCGACGCCCCGGATCGGCCGGCTTTCGATGCGGACCGCGATGAAGCTGCAGCGGATGCAGGACCGGCCGGTCGCCGACCGCGACGACGCTGGTCAACTGATGGTGGACCTGTACGAGCTGATCGGTTCGCCCGGCCACGACATGGACGTGGACTGGCTGCGCGAAATGGGCCGGCGGGCCTTCGACCGCGGCTACGACCAGGCCGGGCGACTACGGCACGAAGCAGCTCTGATGGCTTCCCGGGACCGGCGGGCCGGCCTGGCGAAGCTGCGCATCCCGGCGTTGGTGGTGCACGGCGAGGCGGACCGGATCTGGCGGCTGCCCGGCGGCGAGGCGACGGCAGCGGCGATTCCCGGCGCCCGGCTCGTCACCTATCCAGGGCTCGGGCACGGCATCCTGCCCCGCGATCTGTGGAGCGACGTGATCGACCACATCTGCCAGCTGGTCCCGGCCTGA
- a CDS encoding DUF5988 family protein codes for MSDHPNPVHPAGVDPAMVTAVLHGGPASLTAEQRRRLVTPEQRKIKIPWLGGYEHFERDLVTGVDHGAAVVFQWTARTRVAE; via the coding sequence ATGTCCGACCACCCCAACCCGGTCCACCCGGCCGGAGTGGACCCCGCGATGGTGACGGCCGTCCTGCACGGCGGTCCGGCGAGTCTCACCGCCGAGCAGCGCCGCCGGCTGGTGACTCCCGAACAGCGGAAGATCAAGATTCCGTGGCTCGGCGGCTACGAGCACTTCGAGCGCGATCTCGTTACCGGCGTCGACCACGGAGCGGCCGTGGTCTTCCAGTGGACGGCCCGCACCCGGGTAGCCGAGTAA
- a CDS encoding sensor histidine kinase produces MSAAAEAKVSPGREFWLRRRGIQVRLFALSCLAFLAFPLSVVHDRNQALYVGLALFVLGYARVVIRNTPQLHTNRAPVTVAVTLICGLAMVPQLRYDWLSGLAFFSLVMLLINCPLRWWPALVVGHTVVFVAIAVGLLRVSADSVVILILLIAITSGVQVAIYNQIDTSMQLLQARAELTQLAVARERLRIARDLHDILGQRLSAVTLKADLAARMVDSAPDRAVTEMAEVAEVARDALAEVRAAVSGYRKVSLAVEAQSAEALLQASGVVVSVRGTLDDLPEPIEECAAWLIREAATNIVRHARARRCAIAVTRREGRFILEVHDDGVGAGLTGAPPSGTGLTGLAERVELVGGDLCVGPRDGWFVLRAELPQTVAPMVKG; encoded by the coding sequence ATGAGCGCCGCTGCGGAGGCGAAGGTCTCTCCTGGACGGGAATTCTGGCTCCGCCGACGTGGCATCCAGGTACGCCTGTTCGCCCTGTCCTGCCTGGCGTTTCTCGCCTTTCCGTTGAGCGTCGTGCACGACCGCAACCAGGCACTCTATGTAGGACTTGCGCTGTTCGTGCTCGGCTACGCACGGGTGGTCATCCGCAACACTCCGCAGCTGCACACCAACCGTGCGCCGGTGACGGTCGCTGTGACGTTGATCTGTGGCCTGGCGATGGTGCCGCAGCTGCGCTACGACTGGCTGTCCGGGCTGGCCTTCTTCAGCCTGGTGATGCTGCTGATCAACTGTCCGTTGCGGTGGTGGCCGGCGCTGGTGGTCGGCCACACCGTGGTCTTCGTGGCCATTGCGGTGGGCCTGCTGCGGGTCAGCGCCGACTCGGTGGTGATCCTGATCCTGCTCATCGCCATCACCAGCGGCGTGCAGGTGGCGATCTACAACCAGATCGACACCTCGATGCAGTTGTTGCAGGCGCGGGCCGAGCTGACCCAGTTGGCGGTGGCCCGGGAACGTCTACGGATCGCCCGCGACCTGCACGACATTCTCGGCCAACGGCTGTCCGCGGTGACCCTCAAGGCCGATCTCGCCGCCCGGATGGTGGACTCGGCGCCGGACCGGGCGGTGACCGAGATGGCCGAGGTGGCCGAGGTGGCGCGGGACGCGCTGGCCGAGGTGCGGGCGGCGGTCTCCGGCTACCGGAAGGTCTCCCTGGCGGTGGAGGCGCAGTCGGCCGAGGCGCTGCTGCAGGCGTCGGGTGTCGTGGTCAGCGTCCGCGGCACCCTCGACGACCTGCCGGAGCCGATCGAGGAGTGCGCGGCCTGGCTGATCCGGGAGGCCGCCACGAACATCGTCCGGCACGCCCGCGCGCGCCGCTGTGCGATCGCGGTGACCCGCCGCGAGGGACGGTTCATCCTGGAGGTGCACGACGACGGGGTGGGCGCGGGGCTGACCGGCGCGCCACCGTCCGGTACCGGGCTGACCGGCCTGGCCGAGCGGGTGGAGCTCGTCGGCGGGGACCTGTGCGTCGGTCCCCGCGACGGCTGGTTCGTGCTGCGTGCCGAGTTGCCGCAGACCGTGGCGCCGATGGTCAAGGGCTGA
- a CDS encoding NAD(P)/FAD-dependent oxidoreductase — protein MTLRATIVGAGLAGSLTAVALARSGVGTSVYEAYLDPAGTTGGFLNLTANALGALHSVGCLEQIQARGIVVNRLCLWNGEGRLLGRLSRAGRLANRPMNLSIMRGDLVSVLRDEAVRAGAEVHTGRWLAGATSSTGGVTAQFIDGARVECDVLVGADGTHSRVRRVISNAAPPPEYGGHCAIDGVTRLPGIAAGTLHLVVSRQGCFQYTAKPDGTVWWNALVPTGDLDPAELAGISEQGWRSRLSAQYGQGDTPCAALIAQCATLGRPAPLYLPQRLAHWRRGRMVVLGDAAHPVGYGLGAGLALEDAVVLGRCLRDIDDVPMALTAYESMRRSRTERALRAGTRYGRFRNLPGRGWLDVALAPLYRRYFWGGASSWLLAYDVEWHRQVRV, from the coding sequence ATGACACTTCGTGCCACGATTGTCGGTGCCGGGCTCGCCGGATCGCTGACCGCGGTCGCGTTGGCCCGTTCCGGCGTCGGAACCTCCGTCTACGAGGCGTACCTCGATCCGGCCGGGACGACCGGGGGCTTTCTCAACCTGACCGCCAACGCGCTCGGGGCGCTGCATTCGGTCGGCTGTCTGGAGCAGATACAGGCACGCGGGATCGTGGTGAACCGGCTGTGCCTGTGGAACGGCGAAGGCCGGCTGCTGGGCCGACTGTCTCGGGCCGGTCGCCTGGCCAACCGGCCGATGAATCTGTCGATCATGCGTGGCGACCTGGTGTCCGTACTGCGCGACGAAGCGGTCCGGGCCGGAGCAGAGGTCCACACCGGCCGCTGGCTGGCCGGTGCCACCAGCAGCACCGGTGGGGTGACTGCGCAGTTCATCGACGGGGCCCGGGTGGAGTGCGACGTGCTCGTCGGTGCCGACGGGACGCATTCGCGGGTGCGCAGGGTGATCAGCAACGCGGCGCCACCGCCCGAGTACGGCGGACACTGCGCGATCGACGGGGTGACCCGGCTGCCGGGCATCGCGGCCGGGACGTTGCATCTGGTGGTCAGCCGGCAGGGCTGCTTCCAGTACACCGCCAAGCCGGACGGCACCGTCTGGTGGAACGCGCTGGTGCCCACCGGCGACCTCGACCCGGCGGAGCTGGCCGGCATCAGCGAGCAGGGCTGGCGGAGCCGGCTGTCCGCGCAGTACGGGCAGGGCGACACTCCGTGCGCCGCCCTGATCGCGCAGTGCGCGACGCTGGGCCGGCCCGCGCCGCTCTACCTGCCGCAGCGGCTGGCGCACTGGCGGCGGGGCCGGATGGTGGTGCTCGGTGACGCTGCCCACCCCGTCGGGTACGGGCTCGGTGCCGGGCTCGCCCTGGAGGACGCCGTGGTGCTCGGCCGCTGTCTGCGCGACATCGACGACGTGCCGATGGCGCTGACCGCGTACGAGTCGATGCGTCGGTCCCGGACGGAGCGGGCGCTGCGCGCCGGTACGCGGTACGGCCGGTTCCGTAACCTGCCCGGCCGCGGCTGGCTCGACGTCGCTCTCGCGCCGCTCTACCGCCGGTACTTCTGGGGTGGCGCATCCTCCTGGCTGCTGGCGTACGACGTGGAGTGGCACCGCCAGGTCCGCGTCTGA
- a CDS encoding YihY/virulence factor BrkB family protein — translation MPDLAAGLTYYGVLSIFPGLLVLVSVLGLLGGGATDDVQGVIGGLAPGEIGGFLDQSIAQVRENSDTAGLVAIVGLLAAFWSASSYIGAFMRAANAIYDVPEGRPIWKTLPIRLGVTAVIGLMLIASALIVVFTGELAARTGELLGVGPEAVATWDVAKWPVLVVLVSLMFSILYWATPNARQGGFRWVSPGSVLAVLLWLLVSAGFAFYVANFGSYNETYGAIASVIVFLVWLWLTNIAILLGGELDAELERGRAIAAGHPDDREPYLQLRDTRKLPANRQAAGRSSREAAART, via the coding sequence GTGCCCGACCTGGCGGCCGGGCTCACCTACTACGGCGTACTGTCGATCTTTCCTGGTCTGTTGGTGCTGGTGTCGGTGCTCGGGCTGCTCGGCGGCGGTGCCACCGATGACGTCCAGGGTGTGATCGGCGGTCTCGCGCCCGGCGAGATCGGCGGCTTCCTCGACCAGTCGATCGCCCAGGTCCGGGAAAATTCCGATACGGCCGGCCTGGTGGCCATCGTCGGTCTGCTCGCCGCCTTCTGGTCGGCGTCCAGCTACATCGGGGCCTTCATGCGGGCCGCGAACGCCATCTACGACGTGCCGGAGGGTCGCCCGATCTGGAAGACGTTGCCGATCCGGCTGGGCGTCACCGCGGTCATCGGGCTGATGCTGATCGCCAGCGCGCTGATCGTGGTCTTCACCGGGGAGTTGGCCGCCCGGACCGGGGAACTGCTCGGTGTCGGGCCGGAGGCGGTCGCCACCTGGGACGTCGCCAAGTGGCCGGTGCTGGTGGTCCTGGTCAGCCTGATGTTCTCGATCCTGTACTGGGCCACGCCGAACGCCCGGCAGGGCGGGTTCCGGTGGGTGAGCCCGGGCAGCGTCCTGGCGGTGCTGCTCTGGCTGCTGGTCTCCGCCGGATTCGCGTTCTACGTCGCCAACTTCGGGTCGTACAACGAGACCTACGGTGCCATCGCCAGCGTGATCGTCTTCCTCGTCTGGTTGTGGCTGACCAACATCGCGATCCTGCTCGGCGGCGAGTTGGACGCCGAACTGGAGCGTGGCCGGGCGATCGCGGCCGGTCATCCGGACGACCGCGAGCCGTACCTGCAGTTGCGGGACACCCGCAAGTTGCCCGCCAACCGTCAGGCCGCCGGCAGGTCCTCCCGGGAGGCCGCAGCACGGACGTAG
- a CDS encoding Clp protease N-terminal domain-containing protein — protein sequence MSEYLPLGNPVRLDDLIAGIKRASDDRLAQLSNAVVVGDHLGELADHLIGHFVDQARRSGASWTDIGRSIGVSKQAAQKRFVPKTPEEPNDLDPQQGFSRFTPQARNVVVAAQHEARRAGNDEITTGHLVLALLADLDSLAARVLADRVGDLDRIRQVAATALPPAVDHVPELVPFDAQVRKVLELTFREALRFDDRMVGTAHILLALLEYAAGAGPLADLGVTKPDVETYVRAAASREDLPAA from the coding sequence ATGTCCGAATACCTGCCGCTCGGCAATCCGGTTCGCCTCGACGACCTGATCGCCGGGATCAAACGAGCCAGTGACGATCGACTCGCCCAGCTCAGCAACGCCGTCGTTGTCGGCGACCACCTCGGCGAGCTCGCCGATCACCTGATCGGCCACTTCGTCGATCAGGCCCGCCGGTCCGGCGCGTCCTGGACCGACATCGGGCGCAGCATCGGGGTCAGCAAACAGGCCGCGCAGAAGCGGTTCGTGCCGAAGACCCCGGAGGAACCCAACGACCTCGACCCGCAGCAGGGGTTCAGCCGGTTCACTCCGCAGGCCCGCAACGTGGTGGTCGCCGCCCAGCACGAGGCCCGCCGCGCCGGCAACGACGAGATCACCACCGGCCATCTCGTCCTGGCCCTGCTGGCCGACCTGGACAGCCTCGCCGCCCGGGTTCTGGCCGACCGGGTAGGCGACCTGGACCGGATTCGTCAGGTGGCGGCGACGGCCCTGCCGCCAGCGGTCGACCATGTGCCGGAGCTCGTCCCGTTCGACGCCCAGGTGCGCAAGGTGCTGGAGCTGACCTTCCGCGAGGCGCTACGGTTCGACGACCGGATGGTCGGGACGGCCCACATCCTGCTCGCCCTGCTGGAGTACGCCGCCGGGGCCGGCCCGCTGGCCGATCTGGGCGTCACCAAACCCGACGTCGAGACCTACGTCCGTGCTGCGGCCTCCCGGGAGGACCTGCCGGCGGCCTGA
- a CDS encoding roadblock/LC7 domain-containing protein, with protein MSGTNGSVPSPPDLASAELASLKNGVTGVIGSVIAGVDGLLLLHDLTDGTEPHDLAALAAATFGLGRQTGLALRQGPFRESTVRSHKGYFSVYAINDKALLAVLGADGLNVARLHIEARGVAGRLTTMLDEHLANQVRL; from the coding sequence ATGTCTGGAACCAACGGCAGCGTTCCGTCACCTCCGGATCTGGCGTCCGCTGAACTGGCCTCGCTGAAGAACGGCGTCACCGGCGTGATCGGCTCGGTGATCGCCGGTGTCGACGGGTTGTTGCTGCTGCACGATCTGACCGACGGCACCGAGCCGCACGACCTGGCGGCGCTCGCGGCGGCGACCTTCGGACTCGGCCGGCAGACCGGCCTCGCGCTGCGGCAGGGCCCGTTCCGGGAGTCCACCGTCCGCAGCCACAAGGGCTATTTCTCGGTGTACGCGATCAACGACAAGGCGTTGCTCGCGGTGCTCGGCGCCGACGGGCTGAACGTCGCCCGGCTGCACATCGAGGCGCGCGGGGTGGCCGGCCGGTTGACCACCATGCTCGACGAGCACTTGGCCAACCAGGTACGGCTCTGA
- a CDS encoding glutathione S-transferase family protein, which translates to MAKTADGSYVNPGGEFTRDQRYIATRITADGRDGYPVEPDRYRLVVSRACPWANRAIIVRRLLGLEQALSMGVAGPTHDKRSWTFDLDPDGRDPVLGVERLQDAYFARFPGYERGITVPAFVDVPTGQVVTNDYAEMTLDLSTEWTAYHRSGAPQLYPEPLRAEIDEVNSVVFADVNNGVYRCGFAGSQQAYEAAYRRLFDRLDWLSTRLENQRYLVGDTITEADVRLFTTLVRFDPVYHGHFKCNRQKLTEMPVLWAYARDLFQTPGFGDTIDFDHIKRHYYEVHRDINPTGVVPAGPDLTNWLTPHGRDRLGGRPFGTGSPPGPPPAAERVPADHTPLS; encoded by the coding sequence ATGGCGAAGACGGCAGACGGCAGCTACGTCAACCCCGGCGGCGAGTTCACCCGCGACCAGCGGTACATCGCGACCCGGATCACCGCCGACGGTCGCGACGGATACCCGGTAGAACCGGATCGATACCGATTGGTGGTCAGCCGGGCGTGCCCGTGGGCAAACCGGGCAATCATCGTCCGCCGGCTGCTCGGTCTGGAACAGGCTCTGTCGATGGGCGTGGCCGGGCCCACCCACGACAAGCGCAGCTGGACCTTTGACCTCGACCCGGACGGACGGGACCCGGTGCTCGGTGTCGAACGGCTGCAGGACGCCTACTTCGCCCGGTTCCCCGGCTACGAGCGCGGCATCACCGTGCCGGCGTTCGTCGACGTGCCGACCGGGCAGGTGGTGACCAACGACTACGCCGAGATGACCCTCGACCTGTCCACCGAATGGACCGCTTACCACCGCAGCGGCGCGCCACAGCTCTACCCCGAGCCGCTGCGGGCCGAGATCGACGAGGTCAACTCCGTGGTCTTCGCCGACGTGAACAACGGGGTCTACCGCTGCGGGTTCGCCGGCAGCCAGCAGGCCTACGAAGCGGCGTACCGACGGTTGTTCGACCGGCTCGACTGGCTCTCCACGCGGCTGGAGAACCAGCGTTACCTGGTCGGCGACACCATCACCGAAGCCGACGTACGGCTGTTCACCACGCTGGTGCGCTTCGACCCCGTCTACCACGGACACTTCAAGTGCAACCGGCAGAAGCTGACCGAGATGCCGGTGCTCTGGGCGTACGCCCGGGACCTGTTCCAGACGCCGGGATTCGGGGACACCATCGACTTCGATCACATCAAGCGGCACTACTACGAGGTCCACCGGGACATCAACCCGACCGGGGTGGTACCGGCCGGCCCGGACCTGACCAACTGGCTGACCCCGCACGGACGAGACAGGCTCGGCGGGCGCCCGTTCGGCACCGGCAGCCCGCCGGGGCCGCCACCGGCCGCCGAGCGCGTGCCAGCCGACCACACCCCGCTGAGCTGA